In Planctomycetia bacterium, one genomic interval encodes:
- a CDS encoding sigma-54-dependent Fis family transcriptional regulator — MAITPKSINNSDNQPAARLLIIEDEPLIRASLAEFLEQEGYEVRTAANGLEGLKLAETTPFDIAFTDIQMPGMDGIEVAERLLQLNPETFVILITAYGTVETAVEAFKRGAQDYLLKPLRFAEVAARIRHLLQFRKYKLENQWLLKEINRPVESDKIIGRCPAMQAVFSTVAKVATTRATVLILGESGTGKELIARELHRQGPDRDERFLAINCAAIPNELLESQLFGHRKGAFTGADKESEGLFQRAGNGTLFLDEIGEMSLHTQAKILRAIEQKEILPVGASEPITVTTRILAATNKDLAKSVEEGKFREDLFYRLNVVSVKLPALRERREDIPELVDYLLAKQVKLLGKQVAGVDHAAMRLLQSAIWKGNVRELENVLQRAVILSEGPLITVHDLPADLMTDPEVCLDEDLRMAVAHYEKLHIEKLLKQYPDKREAARRMGLALSSLYRKIEELGIVSS, encoded by the coding sequence ATGGCGATCACGCCCAAGAGCATCAACAACAGCGATAACCAGCCGGCAGCCAGGCTGCTCATTATTGAAGACGAGCCGCTCATCCGAGCTTCGCTCGCTGAGTTTCTTGAACAGGAAGGGTACGAAGTTCGCACTGCTGCCAACGGGCTGGAAGGATTGAAACTCGCTGAGACCACGCCCTTCGATATCGCTTTCACGGATATTCAAATGCCCGGTATGGATGGCATTGAAGTTGCTGAAAGACTGTTACAACTCAACCCCGAAACGTTTGTCATTCTCATTACAGCTTATGGCACCGTGGAAACCGCAGTGGAAGCCTTCAAGCGGGGTGCTCAGGATTATCTTCTCAAGCCACTCCGTTTTGCTGAGGTTGCAGCCCGGATCAGACATCTGCTTCAATTCCGCAAGTACAAACTTGAAAACCAGTGGCTTCTCAAAGAAATCAATCGACCTGTTGAATCGGACAAGATAATCGGCAGGTGCCCAGCCATGCAGGCTGTTTTCTCTACGGTTGCCAAAGTGGCGACCACACGAGCGACCGTGCTCATCCTCGGCGAGAGTGGCACCGGCAAGGAACTGATAGCGCGAGAGTTGCATCGCCAGGGACCGGATCGTGACGAGCGTTTTCTGGCGATCAACTGTGCTGCCATTCCCAATGAACTGCTCGAAAGTCAGCTTTTTGGCCACCGCAAAGGCGCTTTCACCGGGGCAGACAAGGAAAGTGAAGGGTTGTTTCAACGGGCTGGCAACGGCACACTCTTTCTCGACGAAATTGGCGAGATGAGCCTGCATACTCAAGCCAAGATTCTTCGAGCTATTGAACAGAAAGAAATTCTGCCTGTCGGTGCTTCAGAACCAATCACGGTCACCACGCGCATCCTGGCTGCCACCAATAAAGACCTAGCAAAAAGTGTGGAGGAAGGGAAATTTCGTGAGGACTTGTTTTACCGGCTCAACGTCGTCTCAGTGAAGCTGCCTGCTTTACGTGAACGTCGGGAGGACATCCCCGAACTCGTGGATTACCTGCTGGCAAAGCAGGTGAAACTGCTGGGCAAACAGGTAGCTGGAGTCGATCATGCTGCCATGCGACTGCTGCAAAGCGCCATCTGGAAAGGAAACGTACGCGAGCTCGAAAATGTGCTCCAGCGTGCAGTCATCCTCAGTGAAGGACCGTTGATTACCGTTCACGATCTACCTGCCGACCTGATGACCGATCCCGAAGTCTGTCTGGATGAAGACCTACGCATGGCCGTGGCACATTACGAGAAACTGCATATTGAAAAGCTACTTAAACAATATCCCGACAAGCGCGAAGCAGCCCGACGCATGGGCCTGGCACTCAGTTCGCTTTATCGCAAGATTGAAGAGTTGGGAATTGTGAGTTCGTAA
- a CDS encoding two-component sensor histidine kinase encodes MPWQHFITPMREWTSRPASEWDRDAAGLLVKIQWFGLLVGFFLANVPGRQPDSPLLLNILLSVGLVYTSIVTWYYFRGEVFLLARFPLIVSFLETIFITLLCRYDHGLDSPYRFFYLLSLLVVAIRYPRIVPYISCFMHCVSFTLLFFMVPSDQQDVPSVMLNIVVMCWVTWAASTLAWYLHRTSDRFIEVNKQLHDYQGQLENRITQRTKELQEAQALLMHQEKMAAFGLLAAGIAHEVGNPLTSISSLVQLVQRRVDDPYVQERLKLVGGQLDRISGTLRELMNFSRPATAEKVMTDLASVVQEALSIAKYYQSNRGKTVVSQMPAEMPRLNVARDLLTQALLNLILNAIDATEKGGTVQIKGLVTPSEVCVEVHDDGCGIPQEINDKLFQPYFTTKPHGTGLGLFMTRRLVEQQGGTVSVESQPGQGSTFRLHFPLKADRHGDHAQEHQQQR; translated from the coding sequence ATGCCCTGGCAACATTTCATCACCCCGATGCGGGAATGGACATCCCGTCCGGCCAGCGAGTGGGATCGCGATGCCGCCGGCCTGCTCGTTAAAATTCAATGGTTCGGCCTGCTGGTCGGCTTTTTCCTGGCTAACGTGCCAGGCCGACAGCCCGATTCACCGTTGCTGTTGAACATCCTGCTCTCGGTTGGCCTGGTTTATACTTCCATTGTTACCTGGTACTATTTTCGAGGCGAGGTTTTTCTGCTTGCCCGATTTCCGTTGATCGTCTCGTTTCTGGAAACCATTTTCATCACCCTGCTTTGCCGATACGATCATGGCCTGGACAGTCCGTACCGTTTCTTTTACCTCCTTTCGCTGCTGGTGGTTGCCATCCGGTATCCTCGAATCGTTCCTTATATCAGTTGTTTCATGCACTGTGTCAGTTTCACTCTGCTCTTTTTCATGGTGCCCAGCGATCAGCAGGATGTGCCCAGCGTCATGCTTAACATTGTGGTAATGTGCTGGGTTACCTGGGCTGCCTCTACCCTGGCCTGGTATCTGCACCGTACCAGTGATCGATTCATTGAAGTAAACAAGCAACTGCATGATTACCAGGGCCAACTGGAAAACCGCATTACACAGCGTACCAAGGAACTGCAGGAAGCCCAGGCTTTGTTGATGCATCAGGAAAAGATGGCTGCTTTCGGTCTGCTGGCTGCCGGCATCGCCCACGAAGTCGGCAATCCGCTCACCTCCATCAGTTCCCTGGTGCAACTGGTGCAACGCCGAGTTGATGATCCGTATGTACAGGAAAGACTCAAGCTTGTTGGTGGGCAACTTGATCGCATCTCAGGAACATTGCGGGAACTGATGAATTTCAGCCGACCCGCTACCGCAGAGAAAGTGATGACTGACCTGGCCAGTGTCGTCCAGGAAGCTCTCAGCATCGCCAAGTATTATCAATCCAATCGAGGCAAAACGGTCGTCAGCCAGATGCCGGCAGAAATGCCAAGGTTAAATGTCGCCCGTGACCTGCTTACCCAGGCCTTGCTCAACTTGATTCTGAATGCGATCGATGCCACCGAAAAAGGAGGTACGGTGCAAATCAAAGGCCTGGTTACTCCTTCCGAAGTTTGTGTTGAAGTGCACGACGATGGATGTGGCATTCCGCAGGAAATCAACGACAAGCTCTTTCAGCCTTATTTTACTACCAAGCCTCATGGCACCGGTTTGGGGCTGTTCATGACGCGCCGCCTTGTAGAACAACAGGGTGGTACCGTCAGCGTGGAATCCCAGCCAGGCCAAGGCTCCACCTTCCGACTTCACTTTCCCCTGAAAGCCGATCGTCATGGCGATCACGCCCAAGAGCATCAACAACAGCGATAA
- a CDS encoding TolC family protein, with translation MARSILTSRIFHSLLLGTATVGLCLVSVAPGAAQDKGKAPAVLQQAPAASNLVITLDDAINQALDKQPAIRAARHSYESSVVAKSVTDSPFINFVPEGPVRKQQANRGLNAAAANVQQVEMETKNAVNRTYLSVIYAREQLKLAKDAVETLKATYKVAEQLLASGDSKNVTKDDLDKLDIYVKLAESKVGEAEVGMARAKAALREAIGLEYNTQFEVDDGKLTRFYDTAQEYTKSNKVRLCCVTATDMAVKYRPELAQASILADVSCLEAQAQSRILCHFYSRTFAASSDIHAKILPSQVINGEYKPGPVGPEMPTYLVGNRNQRVERANALYYRALAVSDKARGLVALEAEEGCARLNRASELIELQKIAVGKSATLYKNAEKFFRQDQLKTDALLTAYGLDVKNKSDLNEAYYQFGMTLAYLQRATAGHLWECFISENK, from the coding sequence ATGGCTCGCAGTATTTTGACATCCCGAATCTTCCACAGCCTATTACTCGGTACTGCCACGGTCGGCCTGTGCCTGGTAAGTGTAGCGCCTGGCGCTGCCCAGGATAAAGGCAAAGCACCAGCTGTGCTGCAGCAGGCACCAGCGGCCAGCAATCTGGTGATCACACTGGATGATGCCATCAATCAGGCACTGGACAAGCAGCCTGCCATCCGTGCAGCACGTCATTCGTATGAATCGAGTGTCGTTGCCAAAAGCGTGACCGACAGTCCATTCATCAATTTCGTTCCTGAAGGCCCCGTCCGTAAACAACAGGCCAATCGTGGTCTCAATGCTGCTGCCGCCAATGTGCAGCAGGTGGAAATGGAAACCAAGAATGCTGTGAACCGCACATACCTGAGTGTGATTTACGCTCGCGAACAGCTCAAACTCGCCAAGGATGCTGTGGAAACTCTCAAAGCAACTTACAAAGTTGCTGAACAGTTGCTCGCTTCTGGCGATTCCAAGAACGTCACCAAGGACGATCTGGATAAGCTCGATATCTACGTAAAACTGGCTGAATCCAAGGTTGGTGAAGCCGAAGTGGGTATGGCACGAGCCAAGGCTGCTTTGCGTGAAGCCATCGGACTGGAGTACAACACTCAATTTGAAGTGGATGATGGCAAGCTGACACGGTTCTACGATACCGCTCAGGAATACACCAAGTCGAATAAGGTTCGCCTCTGCTGCGTAACCGCTACCGACATGGCTGTGAAATATCGCCCAGAACTGGCCCAGGCATCCATCCTGGCTGATGTCAGTTGTCTGGAAGCTCAGGCCCAGAGCCGCATTCTGTGCCATTTCTATTCACGCACCTTTGCAGCTTCCTCAGATATTCATGCCAAAATACTGCCTTCCCAGGTAATCAATGGTGAATATAAGCCTGGTCCTGTTGGCCCAGAAATGCCTACATACCTGGTAGGCAACCGCAATCAGCGTGTGGAACGCGCCAATGCACTCTACTACCGGGCTTTGGCAGTGAGCGACAAGGCACGTGGTTTGGTTGCCTTGGAAGCTGAAGAGGGTTGTGCCCGGCTCAACCGCGCTTCTGAGCTGATTGAACTTCAGAAGATTGCTGTCGGCAAATCAGCCACTCTTTATAAGAATGCTGAGAAATTCTTCCGCCAGGATCAGCTCAAAACCGATGCCTTGCTTACCGCCTATGGGCTGGATGTGAAAAACAAATCTGACCTGAATGAGGCTTATTATCAGTTCGGCATGACACTGGCTTACCTGCAGCGGGCTACCGCGGGCCATCTCTGGGAATGCTTCATTTCAGAGAACAAGTAA
- a CDS encoding PhnD/SsuA/transferrin family substrate-binding protein, producing MMHHRRSFLFLVAALPLAATVLLAGDNTAPAKTFKITISDSVIRGQTTPAAAMIQVQPLSELFAMVGGVRPQFSFESPEQLAQNIQEGKAQLGVVAGIELGWLGDKAKGLTPLAIAYTSDIKMKAYVLMRKDTHHRSMRELQGKKLALPRRTQHHAQVFLHDSINRLGCQPNGFFANCQTPPDTDAAIEAVLDRDMDAVVVDGSAWDVFQERKPGRAKRLMVVAESPNFPTAALIYKPGNIPESDLKKLRDGLFTAHQQPFCRQILNFWRISQFIPSTPEYDQLVKNIVKDFPEPIIPATFTK from the coding sequence ATGATGCATCATAGGCGTAGCTTCCTTTTTTTAGTTGCAGCACTTCCGCTTGCTGCAACTGTTCTGCTGGCTGGTGATAACACTGCCCCTGCAAAAACCTTCAAAATCACCATTTCCGATTCAGTCATACGAGGGCAGACCACACCGGCAGCAGCCATGATTCAGGTGCAGCCTTTGTCGGAATTGTTTGCCATGGTTGGTGGTGTTCGTCCGCAGTTCAGTTTTGAAAGTCCGGAACAACTCGCACAGAACATTCAGGAAGGCAAAGCTCAATTAGGTGTTGTAGCGGGCATTGAACTTGGCTGGCTGGGTGACAAGGCCAAGGGTCTTACCCCATTAGCTATTGCATATACCTCCGACATCAAAATGAAGGCATATGTACTGATGCGTAAAGATACGCATCATCGTTCCATGCGGGAATTACAAGGCAAGAAACTGGCTTTGCCTCGCCGCACCCAGCATCATGCCCAGGTTTTCCTGCACGACAGCATTAACCGGTTAGGCTGTCAACCCAATGGCTTCTTTGCCAATTGCCAAACTCCGCCTGATACGGACGCAGCAATCGAAGCAGTGTTGGATCGCGATATGGATGCCGTGGTGGTAGATGGAAGTGCCTGGGATGTTTTCCAGGAACGTAAACCAGGGCGAGCCAAGCGACTGATGGTGGTAGCTGAATCCCCCAACTTCCCGACTGCAGCATTGATCTACAAGCCAGGTAACATTCCCGAATCTGATCTGAAGAAACTGCGTGATGGGTTGTTCACTGCTCATCAGCAACCATTCTGCCGACAGATTCTGAACTTCTGGCGTATCAGCCAGTTTATTCCCTCGACTCCTGAGTACGATCAGTTAGTGAAGAACATCGTGAAGGACTTCCCTGAACCAATCATCCCTGCGACCTTCACGAAGTAA
- a CDS encoding PEP-CTERM sorting domain-containing protein (PEP-CTERM proteins occur, often in large numbers, in the proteomes of bacteria that also encode an exosortase, a predicted intramembrane cysteine proteinase. The presence of a PEP-CTERM domain at a protein's C-terminus predicts cleavage within the sorting domain, followed by covalent anchoring to some some component of the (usually Gram-negative) cell surface. Many PEP-CTERM proteins exhibit an unusual sequence composition that includes large numbers of potential glycosylation sites. Expression of one such protein has been shown restore the ability of a bacterium to form floc, a type of biofilm.), whose translation MSSANPSQSLINFSMLSWRIGQLSPANASITTSSTSSLPQAPLAVTAPQDPFVAPAISLQGGLSNSSIITTTDTPSTIQTTPMGRWSFAPYFLRFNSLAPDHGISTTVNTPNVQESSSVGLFDVNKYDTSVQPLAMSVPEPGTLVLCGSMALAAGYFWLRRKPTSPAGCSEQEPTKDNAELCLSK comes from the coding sequence ATGAGCAGTGCGAATCCATCCCAGTCGTTGATCAATTTTTCGATGTTGAGTTGGCGTATCGGTCAATTGTCGCCCGCGAACGCTTCCATAACCACATCTAGCACTTCGTCATTGCCACAAGCGCCACTGGCTGTTACCGCCCCTCAAGACCCCTTTGTTGCACCAGCCATCAGCTTGCAGGGTGGGCTTTCCAATTCGTCTATCATTACGACAACAGATACTCCGTCGACCATTCAAACTACACCTATGGGTCGTTGGTCCTTCGCTCCCTATTTCCTCCGCTTCAACTCCCTGGCGCCTGATCATGGGATCAGTACTACGGTGAACACGCCGAATGTACAGGAAAGCAGCAGCGTGGGGTTATTTGATGTCAACAAATACGATACCAGCGTACAGCCTTTAGCCATGTCGGTTCCCGAACCGGGCACTCTTGTGTTGTGTGGCAGCATGGCACTAGCTGCAGGTTACTTCTGGTTACGCCGGAAGCCGACCTCGCCTGCTGGATGTTCAGAGCAGGAGCCAACGAAGGATAATGCGGAGTTGTGTTTGTCGAAGTAG
- a CDS encoding PIG-L family deacetylase, with the protein MRRVALCLMAHPDDCEFLAAGTLALLAERGWEIHIASSTPGDGGSATLNPIEITRIRREENVRSAAMIGAQYHCLELRDIHVTFDADSIRRAVSLVRAIAPTLMFTHAQQDYMLDHEVTAQLARAASNGCIVPNCGNGPILSGSTIPHLYYADPVGIVDHDGKLAQCSVGINITSVYAKKMDMICAHASQRDWLKAHYGVDEYTRMLDEWSNRRGKAIGVERAEGFRQHRGYGYPTNCLLKEVLGEFTKSE; encoded by the coding sequence ATGCGACGAGTCGCCCTCTGCCTGATGGCACACCCTGATGATTGTGAATTTCTGGCAGCAGGAACGCTAGCCTTGCTGGCAGAACGGGGCTGGGAAATTCACATTGCCAGCAGCACTCCGGGCGATGGGGGCAGCGCGACGCTGAATCCAATTGAGATTACACGCATCCGTAGGGAAGAAAATGTGCGGTCTGCAGCGATGATCGGGGCACAATATCATTGTTTGGAGTTGCGGGATATTCATGTGACTTTTGATGCAGATTCCATCAGGCGGGCGGTAAGTCTGGTCCGGGCGATTGCACCCACCCTGATGTTCACCCATGCCCAACAGGATTACATGCTCGACCATGAAGTAACTGCACAGTTGGCCCGGGCAGCTAGTAATGGCTGCATCGTACCTAACTGTGGCAACGGCCCAATACTCTCAGGCTCGACCATTCCTCATCTTTATTATGCAGACCCGGTGGGCATCGTGGATCACGATGGCAAACTGGCTCAATGCAGTGTAGGCATCAATATCACATCAGTGTATGCGAAGAAGATGGATATGATCTGTGCTCATGCTTCGCAGCGAGATTGGCTTAAGGCCCATTACGGCGTGGATGAATATACGCGCATGTTAGATGAATGGTCAAACCGTCGAGGCAAGGCAATTGGTGTTGAACGTGCTGAAGGTTTTCGCCAGCACAGGGGATATGGTTATCCTACGAATTGTTTGTTGAAGGAAGTGCTCGGAGAATTTACAAAGAGCGAATAA
- a CDS encoding glucosamine-6-phosphate isomerase, with amino-acid sequence MNFLSTVADSYAGTFYPSGWDYPKIDRLTAMSLEQMQKRQPYWHRDFQWDICRDSSGGVEAMNAKMGYEIFCQIQETAQAKRELALILPVGPMGMYDWVVYFCQKHNISCRHVHGFNMDEWSDELGNSAPSNAPGSFQGAMEAAFYGPLGKLTFPKSQRFFATRKLLPTYPDRISRLRKDGAKLVVVYGIGRACHIAFWEPHFATEFTSVEAWRKEPYRLGAQLHPLTIEQNSLHSFASRLTLIPLRANTIGPGLFTQADYGIGGADGCQGNFNWQGQSVRMTLHYGPDPWVPSSWMPTMPGRLFVIQSVAGPLTAEAH; translated from the coding sequence ATGAATTTTCTATCTACAGTTGCCGATTCTTATGCCGGAACGTTTTATCCATCTGGTTGGGACTATCCAAAAATTGACAGATTAACTGCGATGTCACTGGAACAGATGCAGAAACGTCAGCCTTACTGGCATCGTGATTTCCAGTGGGATATATGTCGTGATAGTTCTGGCGGTGTGGAAGCCATGAATGCGAAAATGGGTTATGAGATTTTTTGTCAGATACAGGAAACAGCTCAGGCGAAGCGGGAGCTTGCACTAATTCTGCCTGTCGGTCCAATGGGCATGTATGACTGGGTGGTTTACTTTTGCCAGAAGCACAACATTTCCTGCAGGCACGTGCATGGCTTCAATATGGATGAGTGGTCCGATGAACTGGGGAACAGCGCGCCGAGCAATGCACCGGGCAGTTTTCAGGGTGCAATGGAAGCGGCCTTCTATGGGCCATTAGGAAAACTGACGTTTCCGAAATCGCAGCGGTTCTTTGCGACACGGAAACTGTTGCCCACTTATCCAGACCGTATCAGCAGGCTTCGTAAAGATGGAGCAAAACTGGTGGTGGTCTATGGCATAGGCCGTGCCTGCCACATTGCTTTCTGGGAGCCTCACTTTGCCACTGAGTTTACAAGTGTGGAAGCATGGCGGAAAGAACCCTATCGACTGGGTGCCCAGTTGCATCCGCTGACGATTGAACAAAACTCATTGCACAGCTTTGCGAGTAGGCTTACCCTGATTCCACTCCGAGCCAATACCATTGGCCCGGGGCTGTTCACACAAGCTGATTACGGAATTGGCGGAGCTGATGGCTGCCAAGGCAACTTCAACTGGCAAGGCCAATCGGTACGCATGACGCTGCACTATGGTCCTGATCCTTGGGTACCGAGTTCATGGATGCCCACCATGCCTGGCCGGTTGTTTGTGATACAGTCGGTCGCAGGTCCATTGACGGCGGAAGCGCATTGA
- a CDS encoding arsenate reductase ArsC, with protein sequence MKRILFVCIENSNRSQMAEAFARMYGKDHFEAYSSGSKPSGQVNPRAIEFMKELGYDLSTHHSKPLNHLPEVEFDAVITMGCGDSCPWVKAKLREDWGIPDPKHLSDDEFRKVRDLIAEKVRGLLATLNYTCPKS encoded by the coding sequence ATGAAACGAATTCTGTTTGTCTGCATCGAGAACAGCAATCGTAGTCAGATGGCTGAAGCCTTCGCTCGCATGTATGGGAAGGATCACTTTGAAGCATATAGCTCTGGCTCAAAGCCTTCAGGCCAGGTCAACCCACGGGCCATTGAATTCATGAAGGAATTGGGATATGACTTGTCCACACATCATTCTAAACCATTAAACCATTTACCAGAGGTTGAGTTTGATGCGGTAATAACTATGGGTTGTGGCGATTCATGTCCCTGGGTGAAGGCGAAACTTCGCGAGGATTGGGGCATTCCTGATCCCAAGCATCTGTCTGATGATGAATTCCGGAAGGTACGTGACTTGATCGCTGAAAAGGTGAGAGGGCTTCTTGCAACTTTGAATTACACGTGTCCGAAATCGTGA
- the arsM gene encoding arsenite methyltransferase, with amino-acid sequence MSTTIEKAIKEKYGSVASSSLSSEHAGVHAVAKAFGYSAEELASIPAEANMGLSCGNPTATAHLKPGEVVVDLGSGGGLDVFLAANKVGPTGKAIGIDMTPEMLDRARTNAARQGFTNVEFYQSTIDRIPLPDNSVDCVISNCVINLAPDKQDVFREIHRVLKPGGRLAVSDIALKNALPAEIGKDLLAYVGCIAGAISFDEYRQGLNAAGFKAVEVVDTGKDLNAYSQVEGQSACCSPSTSPNNPLAIIDEGCCGSTSEVHSSLAELLQRYNVNDYAASVQVYAVK; translated from the coding sequence ATGAGTACGACCATCGAAAAAGCCATCAAGGAAAAATACGGTTCCGTAGCCAGCAGTTCTCTTTCCAGTGAACATGCCGGTGTTCATGCGGTTGCCAAGGCTTTCGGCTATTCTGCTGAAGAACTCGCCAGCATACCGGCAGAAGCCAATATGGGACTCTCGTGTGGCAACCCGACTGCAACAGCACATCTCAAGCCAGGCGAGGTGGTAGTTGACCTTGGTTCCGGAGGCGGACTTGATGTTTTTCTAGCCGCCAACAAAGTTGGACCCACGGGGAAAGCTATCGGTATCGATATGACTCCAGAGATGCTTGATCGTGCGAGAACCAACGCTGCCAGGCAAGGCTTCACCAATGTTGAGTTTTATCAGTCCACGATTGATCGAATTCCACTGCCCGATAACAGCGTGGATTGTGTCATCAGTAATTGCGTTATCAACCTGGCCCCTGACAAACAGGATGTATTCCGTGAAATCCATCGAGTTCTGAAGCCTGGCGGTCGGCTGGCCGTTTCTGATATTGCGTTGAAGAATGCACTACCTGCAGAGATCGGAAAAGATCTGCTCGCCTATGTCGGCTGCATAGCCGGAGCTATTTCCTTCGATGAGTATCGCCAGGGATTGAACGCTGCAGGATTCAAGGCAGTTGAGGTTGTTGATACCGGGAAGGATTTAAATGCCTACTCGCAGGTTGAAGGTCAGTCGGCGTGCTGTTCCCCTTCTACCAGCCCCAATAATCCGCTTGCGATAATTGATGAAGGGTGTTGCGGATCAACCAGCGAAGTACACAGTAGCCTCGCAGAGTTGCTGCAACGATATAACGTGAACGACTATGCTGCCAGCGTGCAGGTTTACGCGGTCAAGTAA
- a CDS encoding helix-turn-helix transcriptional regulator, with translation MASKSKTDRCFSNSTECCPIIAALQTKPLLSFLDAVKIMALFKVLANDTRIRLLHHLIRSGEASVSDIARTLGMKPQAVSNQLQKLHDTRMVTSRRVGNHILYRVMNACVAPLLDLALCLMSDVSQNSSPSPLRKQALS, from the coding sequence ATGGCTTCGAAATCCAAAACTGATCGCTGTTTCAGTAACTCTACTGAGTGCTGTCCAATTATTGCTGCACTCCAGACCAAACCCCTTTTGAGCTTCCTGGATGCTGTAAAAATCATGGCACTCTTCAAAGTGCTGGCCAATGATACACGCATCCGGCTGTTGCATCATCTCATAAGGTCTGGTGAAGCATCAGTTTCCGATATTGCCAGAACGCTGGGCATGAAACCACAGGCGGTTTCCAATCAGCTACAGAAACTGCACGACACCCGGATGGTCACATCACGTCGTGTCGGGAACCACATTTTGTATCGGGTGATGAATGCATGCGTTGCTCCGCTACTCGACCTGGCGCTCTGCCTGATGTCCGATGTATCGCAAAATTCTTCACCATCTCCATTACGAAAGCAGGCGTTGTCATGA